One genomic window of Hymenobacter sp. J193 includes the following:
- a CDS encoding DoxX family protein — MAFNKKYLLPGLLTAVPALLITASGIMKLIGGPEIQKAMAETGVAEYVKMLGLMELVFTALFLYPRTMKLGLLLLTSYFAGAIATDLSHGRSVVTPAVILALVWIAAFVRDRSAFLPVARPLA; from the coding sequence ATGGCATTCAACAAGAAATACCTCCTGCCCGGCCTGCTCACGGCCGTCCCTGCGCTGCTGATTACGGCCAGCGGCATCATGAAACTTATCGGCGGCCCGGAAATCCAGAAAGCCATGGCCGAAACCGGCGTGGCCGAGTATGTCAAGATGCTGGGGCTGATGGAGCTGGTATTCACGGCTCTGTTCCTCTACCCGCGCACCATGAAGCTGGGCTTGCTGCTGCTCACCAGCTACTTTGCCGGCGCCATTGCCACCGACCTTTCCCACGGCCGCAGCGTGGTTACTCCCGCCGTTATCCTGGCCCTGGTCTGGATTGCCGCCTTCGTCCGCGACCGGTCGGCGTTTCTCCCAGTGGCTCGGCCGCTGGCGTAG
- a CDS encoding helix-turn-helix domain-containing protein — protein MTFPSSAPSHAACTGAMRSVRDSLDLLGGKWKLPIIVGLSGGPQRFKQLQREVAGITAKMLSKELKELEINGLITRHVQADAAPVAVTYTLAAYGRTLFPVIEALHAWGQLHRAHIMHAGEAVAA, from the coding sequence ATGACTTTTCCTTCCTCCGCGCCTTCCCACGCCGCATGCACCGGCGCCATGCGCTCCGTGCGCGACTCCCTCGATTTGCTCGGCGGCAAGTGGAAGCTGCCCATCATTGTGGGGTTAAGCGGCGGCCCGCAGCGCTTCAAGCAGCTCCAGCGCGAGGTAGCGGGCATCACGGCCAAAATGCTCAGCAAGGAGCTGAAGGAGCTGGAAATAAACGGCCTGATTACCCGCCACGTGCAGGCCGACGCGGCGCCCGTGGCCGTGACGTACACCCTGGCGGCCTACGGCCGCACGCTGTTTCCCGTCATCGAAGCCCTGCACGCGTGGGGCCAGCTGCACCGCGCCCACATCATGCACGCGGGCGAAGCAGTGGCGGCGTAA